Within the Equus przewalskii isolate Varuska chromosome 1, EquPr2, whole genome shotgun sequence genome, the region aaatttaactttatttaatctAATTTAATTTGGGATTTAAACAATCAACAATTTACCTACAAGACACGTCTGATCCTAAGGAACATAAGTTGGCTCAAAGCTCATTATTTAGAAAATGGGTGATGTCCACAACGCTATACAAACTGCCGTTTAAAGAAATCATTCTGAGTCTAATAGATCTTGCTATAGAATAATGAATTCTTTACAATGCAATTTAATTCTCAATGTCACAGTTAACATATTCACTAGGAATagctaagtaaaaaaaaaaagtagaaatcttAGCTTTTCATAATAGATCCAGATGgccaaatcctttttttttacaGACGTCTCCAGTAAAAAGCACATGGCACTTTTCTCAACATGCTTCACAGGCCTGCATGTTAATCACGATTAACGTGTGGTCCCTGGGACCTTTACTCTCTCTTTACTGTGTTACCAACTATAGGACAAATACCTCGCGTTCAGAAACGTTGAAATGTGAAGAGATGTGTGCTTCAGAATCCAGGAAACGCGGCAGGTCTTAAGGAAGAGACTGCACTGAGTACTCACCTCCTCGTAGTATATGCAGTCGGCCATCAGTATGTAGTCcggaggagaaggaaagtcttctgtttcttccccCCTTAAAAACGTCAACCAAATATTTTACGTGTTGCTTTAATAATGTAAAAGATTCTTGTTTTGTACACAACACCCGGAACGTCTCCTTCGTATTAAGCACGCTGCAGTGAAACGCAATTTCAAGCGGCCTACAAGGGCTATCTGGAAACAAGCGGAAAGGCCATACAAACCATTTCAGTACCTTGGCTTGAACAGAACCGGTGACGAGATGCTTGTTCATGTTAATGTTCCTCTTCAGCAAGTCTTGCAACTCCTCCAGATCGGTGACTACGACGTCCGCCCTGTAAGACGACGCGGTCGGCGGGGAGGCGGGCCCCGGGGTCGCCCGCCCCGGAGTCTTCCGGCCTCGGGGGTCTCCCGCCCCTGGGGTCGCCCCGCCCCGGGGGTCTCCCGCCCCGCGGCTTACCCGAGTGTGGCGGCCATGAGCCCCACGGCCCCCGTGCCCGAGCCCAGCTCCAGCACCGACCGCCGGCTCAGCGCGTGGGCGCCCTCGCCGGAGAACCCGGGCGTCTCCAGGTATTTACAGAGGACGATGGCGGCGTCCCACACCACGCAGCCCACGCCGCCGGAGCCGTACTGCTGGAGGCGCAACTCCGTGCCATCTCGCTTCTCCAGCACCCGCACGAAGTTCTGCAGCAGATCCTCTACCGGGGCCTCCCGGGCGGCCGCCATCCCGCCGGCCCAGCACGCGGCGCGCGCAGTGACGTCATCACCGCGCCCCGCCCGCGGCCCGGCGCTTCCAGGAGGCGCGTGCGCAGAGAGTAGCCCGGAAGGCGGCGTCCTGGGCGGGGCCCGCCGCTGGGCGCCTACTCCCCGACTCTCCCCTGTACGAGCGTGGCTTCGCGAAGGGACAGCGCACGTTACTCTTCCGGGCAAAGCTAGTTCTATAGtctgctctttaaaaaagaaagccagcCTCGGAGCGTCTCCACCTGGGTGGAGCCCGACTGACGCAGTCGCCATCGGCCCTAAATCCAGGCGGCTTCCCAGACCCCACCGAGGACGGCTGTAACCTGCTCGTTAAGAGTTTTCTGGAGCGCTCCTGATTGCTCATCCGAATGCACAAAAATGGTGGCTGGAGGCTTGCTGATGGCGTTTAAGAGTTAAGACAGAGTTATGCCTCTAAAATGTACATCACTTAAATTCGCGGGATTATGTAATTTAAGTtgcacaaaatattgaaaatgtgtGTACATATTTCTACAGAACTCAACAATCTTCCCCCCTCGTTACTTataatgaaaacacattttaaaagtcttttaaaaagtaagactGGGGTGGTTTATTAATCTTGTTAAGAACTCTGATACAAAGCACAGTAAAAGGCCACAGACCAGTCAATAAACCACGTGGCTTGTGGCTGTTT harbors:
- the VCPKMT gene encoding protein N-lysine methyltransferase METTL21D isoform X2, whose translation is MAAAREAPVEDLLQNFVRVLEKRDGTELRLQQYGSGGVGCVVWDAAIVLCKYLETPGFSGEGAHALSRRSVLELGSGTGAVGLMAATLGADVVVTDLEELQDLLKRNINMNKHLVTGSVQAKSLEPLLKTLKDLSGSETCIICCYEQRTMGKNPEIERKYFELLQLDFDFEKIPLEKHDEEYRSEDIHILYIRKKKSKFPS
- the VCPKMT gene encoding protein N-lysine methyltransferase METTL21D isoform X1; amino-acid sequence: MAAAREAPVEDLLQNFVRVLEKRDGTELRLQQYGSGGVGCVVWDAAIVLCKYLETPGFSGEGAHALSRRSVLELGSGTGAVGLMAATLGADVVVTDLEELQDLLKRNINMNKHLVTGSVQAKVLKWGEETEDFPSPPDYILMADCIYYEESLEPLLKTLKDLSGSETCIICCYEQRTMGKNPEIERKYFELLQLDFDFEKIPLEKHDEEYRSEDIHILYIRKKKSKFPS